Proteins from a genomic interval of Colletes latitarsis isolate SP2378_abdomen chromosome 12, iyColLati1, whole genome shotgun sequence:
- the LOC143349203 gene encoding uncharacterized protein LOC143349203 produces the protein MALSTELLKRLDSNEEPLAKRLKLAENVFCTAGIPIVRKEDLVLQWFCKSCSTDKNVWVSLKSCLQTTHLDVKVDVKKLLINVIIEKLQKDVENVHSDISECCRLLILNNGMQQYFINEPKDLGLLVKSLLNYVFKLYKRTFNIKEQSADGVDIALINKSNGLILITYNIVINVIESIIQIFKSAFMTKDTLRNVFVHDILYPLCAIIDHKCTNNMNRLGAVAHKCVQQLVFGRIHAQREMFLKDDNTDHFADLLPTLTENARTKDLHSNLTTFVFIFRAAIGVYKSDSVVLDLILRELVECAGTYRKQILNSLLKNLNDIAFDFDNKVHGITLFEYCQNAVDSILLDKNMSNVDYDLLTQFCYFNPLIIEKRIQDILRKVFVGSPTLEYTNLMIAIQNATIQLRQEEKLISAILVALKHSLNQISNTKSNMFFPQEFKEMFLKSLNNITILQSIAILKTLIYHLKHDCMEVLQSNDACKNISFMQSTVDLLVTFLDGLCIFEYTGTLTSHQKFINAFDDLGSVLSLLTDQILHLNHSKKIIIILLAAIFSWNETQKALKYYVPKVATQDLRFPISRIQWQQLIQRITNFGKDNCKNSMNKLILQRIKMSQNTVNDSSVKLNSLIGGLEYSWPTILKLDTEVISFLSNEEMSKVTYLLLVDMTSSMDNFCEWMKVLHEDSLQGNKRFIISFLCCIVEHIAYLITNGMTKSLCKNFVTETLLKGESVENQDVNEILISMKKEFLKDKWVQIESASLYKIKMYLKILLHIPLMFLSTHVRSIIFIIVFALRKECDGNDEIISLCNMIFSDLLEMSGLDMFRYINPSLLLDQLPQNRNIQKTVELSLRNDLSYTMLKTLIKSSIHSKKNIHFILESIEHVKPKLNIDQKAIVKKAGKKLNKIIVKMLPSKITETVDVKILSILLKISIPNEDLDEKLKNATELILRDIFLQNDTDRSELLKDGLCLAVLVLHNRKIFQVTNQIVRGIWYALLKYPCTDVLLPLFESSKPQEFNKFLEYLHDHMVKILLNVQKNDLENVFIIWHAILKINMSVDRNKLRLTAINKLLQTIQIVNIPDKFWPSLLKLIQSILATKHLYLRGNVIDMSIFLGLKSLQETTIPTCNDALTLCNTLLKMRTDLISDRLPALLVLYRRILNVVVQKSKAIVDKSEGHTFKCLALDIEKFTSSLIKLKKDMIRLSPYVIADLLELFSEALIATSVKISIQNCINLLISICDQHGIALLSRTLPVSMQEIFKTQLDLFNKFYKFSGKV, from the exons atggcTCTATCAACGG AATTACTGAAGCGTCTTGATTCGAACGAAGAACCTTTAGCAAAACGTTTGAAATTGGCAGAAAATGTTTTTTGTACCGCTGGTATACCAATAGTGCGCAAAGAAGATCTCGTCCTACAGTGGTTTTGTAAATCATGTTCCACGGATAAAAATGTTTGGGTTTCTTTAAAGAGCTGTTTACAAACTACACATTTGGATGTTAAAGTggatgtaaaaaaattattgattaatgtgattattgaaaaattacaaaaagacgTAGAAAATGTACACAGTGATATTTCTGAATGCTGTAGATTATTGATTTTGAATAACGGGATGCAACAGTATTTCATTAATGAACCAAAAGATTTAGGACTTTTGGTGAAGTCTTTATTGAATTATGTATTTAAACTTTATAAACGTACCTTTAATATTAAAGAACAATCAGCAGATGGAGTAGATATAGCATTAATTAACAAAAGCAATGGATTAATATTGATAACATATAACATTGTAATTAATGTTATAGAAagtataatacaaatttttaaatcagCTTTTATGACTAAAGATACATTAAGAAATGTATTCGTACATGATATTTTGTATCCTTTATGTGCTATAATCGATCATAAATGCACCAATAATATGAATAGACTGGGAGCAGTAGCTCATAAATGTGTTCAACAATTAGTATTTGGGAGAATACATGCACAACGTGAAAtgtttttaaaggatgacaacaCAGATCACTTTGCAGATTTATTACCTACTTTGACTGAAAATGCAAGAACAAAAGATCTTCACAGTAATTTAACgacatttgtttttatttttcgtgCTGCAATAGGTGTTTATAAATCAGACAGTGTTGTATTGGATTTAATTTTGCGAGAATTAGTAGAATGTGCTGGAACATatagaaaacaaattttaaattcccttttgaaaaatttgaatgatatAGCATTTGATTTTGATAATAAAGTACATGGTATTACATTATTTGAGTATTGCCAAAATGCGGTAGACAGCATTTTATTAGATAAAAATATGAGCAATGTAGATTATGATCTTCTTACACAATTTTGCTATTTTAATCCTCTCATAATTGAGAAAAGAATTCAAGATATACTGAGAAAAGTATTTGTTGGAAGTCCAACATTGgaatatacaaatttaatgaTTGCTATTCAAAATGCTACTATACAGTTACGGCAAgaggaaaaattaatttcagcaATATTAGTAGCTTTAAAACATTCCTTGAATCAGATTTCAAATACAAAATCTAATATGTTTTTTCCACAAGAATTCAAAGAAATGTTTTTGAAATCATTGAACAATATTACAATTTTACAAAGTATAGCTATATTAAAAACATTGATATATCATTTAAAACATGACTGCATGGAAGTACTACAATCTAATGACGCAT gtaaaaatatttcatttatgCAATCAACTGTTGATTTACTTGTTACATTTTTAGATGGTTTGTGTATTTTCGAATATACAGGAACATTAACTTCTCATCAAAAATTTATAAACGCCTTTGACGACTTAGGAAGTGTTTTATCACTTCTAACAGATCAAATTTTACATTTAAACCACAGcaagaaaattattataatattattagctGCAATATTTTCATGGAATGAAACACAAAAGGCACTGAAATATTATGTGCCAAAAGTTGCAACGCAAGATTTAAGATTTCCAATATCTCGAATTCAGTGGCAGCAATTGATTCAAAGAATAACAAATTTTGGCAAAGACAATTGCAAAAACAGCATG AATAAACTTATTTTACAAAGAATTAAAATGTCCCAAAATACAGTAAATGACTCTTCCGTTAAACTTAATAGTTTGATAGGTGGCTTAGAATACTCTTGGCCCACCATATTAAAACTTGATACAGAAGTAATATCGTTCTTGTCTAACGAAGAGATGTCGAaagtaacatatttattattagtAGATATGACTTCTAGCATGGATAATTTTTGTGAATGGATGAAAGTATTGCACGAAGATAGCTTACAAGGAAACAAGAGATTCATAATATCTTTTTTATGTTGTATTGTTGAACACATTGCGTATTTGATAACCAATGGAATGACAAAATCGTTATGTAAAAATTTTGTTACA GAAACTCTACTCAAAGGTGAAAGTGTTGAAAATCAAGATGTAAATGAAATATTGATATCTATGAAAAAAGAATTCTTGAAAGATAAATGGGTGCAGATAGAAAGTGCatcattatataaaataaaaatgtacttAAAAATATTACTTCATATACCTTTGATGTTTTTGAGTACCCATGTAAggtcaataatatttataattgtatTTGCTCTCAGAAAAGAATGTGATGGAAATGATGAAATAATTTCCTTATGTAATATGATATTCTCAG aTCTTTTAGAAATGTCCGGTCTCGACATGTTTCGATATATAAATCCTTCTTTATTATTGGACCAGTTACCACAAAATAGAAATATCCAGAAAACTGTGGAACTATCACTTAGAAACGATTTATCGTATACAATGTTAAAAACACTTATAAAGTCTTCCATACATTCTAAGAAAAACATTCATTTTATATTAGAATCTATAGAACATGTTAAaccaaaattaaatattgatcaaaaggcaATAGTTAAAAAAGCagggaaaaaattaaataaaattatagtaaAGATGCTACCATCAAAAATTACAGAAACCGTTGATGTGAAAATATTaagtatattattaaaaataagtatTCCTAATGAAGATTtggatgaaaaattaaaaaatgcaacGGAGCTAATACTTCGTGATATATTTCTG cAGAATGATACTGATAGAAGTGAGTTGTTGAAGGATGGTTTATGCTTAGCAGTTCTTGTTCTTCACaatcgaaaaatatttcaagTGACCAACCAAATTGTAAGAGGAATATGGTATGCTCTCTTGAAGTATCCATGTACAGATGTACTTTTACCTCTGTTTGAATCAAGCAAACCACAAgaattcaataaatttttaGAATATTTACATGATCACATG GTAAAAATTCTTTTAAACGTACAAAAAAATGACTtggaaaatgttttcattatatGGCAtgctatattgaaaataaatatgtcTGTCGACCGAAATAAATTACGTTTAACtgcaattaataaattattacaaACAATACAAATTGTAAATATACCAGACAAATTTTGGCcaagtttattaaaattaattcaaaGTATTCTTGCCACTAAACATTTATATCTTCGTGGTAATGTGATTGATATGAGTATATTTCTCGGTTTAAAATCATTGCAAGAAACAACAATACCAACGTGTAACGATGCACTGACATTATGTAACACGCTATTAAAAATGAGAACAGATCTAATCTCAGATAGACTACCCGCATTATTGGTATTGTATAGACGTATACTGAATGTTGTTGTACAAAAATCCAAAGCTATAGTCGATAAATCTGAAGGTCACACATTTAAATGTCTTGCATTGGATATAGAGAA ATTTACAAGTTCTTTGATAAAACTGAAAAAAGATATGATTCGATTAAGTCCGTACGTAATAGCAGATTTGTTGGAATTGTTTTCAGAAGCTTTAATAGCAACTTCTGTTAAG ATTTCTATTCAGAATTGTATAAATTTGTTAATTAGTATATGTGATCAACACGGAATAGCTTTATTATCTCGTACGCTACCAGTTTCAATGCAAGAGATTTTCAAAACTCAACTAGatctatttaataaattttataaattttcaggGAAGGTTTAA